Proteins from a genomic interval of Chitinophagales bacterium:
- a CDS encoding dienelactone hydrolase family protein, with the protein MCKNLYSHILFCIILFTTSCGYFSSSKSATCHDTTMVAKDMKDFAKDEEFKNAHELKADIPFEPKGTMMEFASTDGKKGSAYLLKASESSPEYLFVIHEWWGLNNHIKQEAERLQADLGGNINVMALDLYDGKVATNREDAGKYMGATTEERGNAIIQGAINYAGKEAKIATIGWCFGGGWSLKSSILAGEQGAGCVIYYGMPLQEADKLKPLKADVLGIFAEKDGWITPKVVNDFKETATGIGKKVEVHQFDADHAFANPSSERYNAEAATKANALALTFLKERL; encoded by the coding sequence ATGTGCAAAAACCTCTACTCCCACATACTCTTTTGTATCATCTTATTCACCACTTCTTGTGGATATTTTTCTTCCTCCAAAAGTGCCACCTGTCATGATACCACAATGGTAGCCAAGGATATGAAAGATTTTGCTAAGGACGAAGAATTTAAAAATGCCCACGAACTCAAAGCAGACATTCCTTTTGAACCCAAAGGTACGATGATGGAATTTGCTTCAACGGACGGCAAAAAAGGCAGTGCTTATCTATTGAAAGCCAGTGAATCAAGCCCAGAATACCTGTTTGTGATACACGAATGGTGGGGACTAAACAACCACATCAAACAAGAAGCCGAGCGGCTGCAAGCAGACTTGGGCGGCAATATCAATGTCATGGCATTGGATCTTTATGACGGAAAAGTAGCTACCAATCGAGAAGATGCGGGTAAATACATGGGAGCTACAACTGAAGAAAGAGGAAATGCCATCATTCAAGGTGCAATCAACTATGCTGGCAAAGAAGCAAAAATAGCGACTATTGGGTGGTGTTTTGGAGGAGGATGGTCTTTGAAGTCCTCTATTTTGGCAGGGGAACAAGGAGCAGGCTGTGTGATTTACTATGGAATGCCCTTGCAGGAAGCCGACAAGTTGAAGCCACTAAAAGCAGATGTTTTGGGAATTTTTGCAGAAAAAGATGGTTGGATTACCCCTAAAGTAGTCAACGACTTCAAAGAAACCGCCACAGGAATTGGCAAAAAAGTAGAAGTACACCAATTTGATGCAGACCACGCCTTCGCCAATCCAAGTAGTGAACGCTACAATGCCGAAGCAGCTACAAAAGCGAATGCACTTGCCTTGACTTTTTTGAAGGAACGTTTGTAA
- a CDS encoding class I SAM-dependent methyltransferase, whose translation MRTLVLLFTTILFALTLPSCDNSNPHQGHDANKHMNESSFEDLVSRFEDSDRMKWQKPYEVIDKMGIAGKTVADIGAGTGYFAFRMLNTAKKVIAIDVDKRFIDYMEQKKLQIPDSLQTRLETRLAELNDPRLRRNEVNIILVVNTYHHIDDRIPYFRGLQKTLDIDGKLVIVDFKKKRTPEGPPKNMRMAAKDVVSELEEAGFTHIEVDEDTLPYQYIITAI comes from the coding sequence ATGAGAACATTAGTACTACTATTCACAACGATTTTATTCGCCCTAACGCTGCCCAGCTGCGACAATTCCAACCCTCACCAAGGACACGATGCCAACAAACACATGAACGAAAGTAGTTTTGAGGATTTGGTCAGCCGCTTTGAAGATTCGGATCGAATGAAGTGGCAAAAGCCTTACGAAGTGATTGATAAAATGGGCATTGCAGGAAAAACAGTGGCAGATATTGGAGCAGGAACAGGTTATTTTGCTTTTCGGATGTTGAACACTGCTAAAAAGGTGATTGCAATAGATGTCGACAAGCGTTTTATAGACTACATGGAACAGAAAAAACTACAAATTCCCGACAGCCTGCAAACTCGCCTTGAAACCCGATTGGCAGAGTTAAACGACCCAAGACTTCGGCGCAATGAGGTGAATATCATCCTTGTAGTCAATACCTACCACCACATTGATGACCGCATACCCTATTTTAGAGGTTTGCAGAAAACCCTTGATATTGACGGAAAACTGGTAATTGTGGACTTCAAAAAGAAACGCACACCCGAAGGACCGCCCAAAAATATGCGAATGGCAGCAAAAGATGTGGTATCGGAGTTAGAAGAAGCAGGGTTTACCCACATTGAAGTAGATGAAGATACCTTGCCCTATCAATACATCATTACAGCGATTTGA